The following coding sequences lie in one Synechococcus sp. PCC 7336 genomic window:
- a CDS encoding calcium-binding protein has translation MEGGASADIISGNSLGDSLNGGGGDDIIITGGGDDTIDGGSGIDTVVFFGSADDYAITVADDGRTIEVSSRPFPFLFEVTTTISNAEIIRFEDREVSVADLLGPSPYAKALEKQFGQAESTGSPLVLDLDGDGIELTALNEIPVRFDIDNDGFREATGWVRPDDGLLVLDRNGDGYINDNSELFGNFTTSGFVELRQIDDNADGFIDAADSRFAELQIWRDLDQDARSDVNELFSLEELGITRISAVATPVSTFIAGNEISETTYFEYADGTQGEIVDVWFQLHQLNSTYDFASTYNDSVTFTEEILTLPDLRGYGNLPNLRIAMAQDSVLLDLVRSFVADFAQSPSTALTQLDAILFRWAGVDGVDPTSRGSYVDARQLEFLEAFVGLDFLQNGQSSNPGSVPGGEILSPAYDRLVTSLEVRLITQLAEVAVEYDPLSDRFLFARGEEEVLEQIEQVLAQQAVSPSEQLSLEATVLIGILNELSGVSPILGSLASDSIIGTAAGEGFFGLSGDDTIDGSSGKDRLSGGTGNDSLIGGSENDILIGGSGADVLEGGHGYDILIGSSGDDLLKGGQQNDTYQFGLGDGRDTILDEYFSGTTLKHGGTDRLEFGSGISLGNLDWSFDGTDLTFSVAGTSDSVTIEQFSDFNRRLETFVVEGNSLDLGQILTVSIGTGKEGADIVNWTDSTIRYDGRAGDDTIISSGNHSDSLYGGLGHDSIDAGSFADSVEGGAGNDTLIGGSENDILIGGSGADVLEGGHGYDILIGSSGDDLLKGGQQNDTYQFGLGDGRDTILDEYFSGTTLKHGGTDRLEFGSGISLGNLDWSFDGTDLTFSVAGTSDSVTIEQFSDFNRRLETFVVEGNSLDLGQILTVSIGTGKEGADIVNWTDSTIRYDGRAGDDTIISSGNHSDSLYGGLGHDSIDAGSFADSVEGGAGNDTLIGGSENDILIGGSGADVLEGGHGYDILIGSSGDDLLKGGQQNDTYQFGLGDGRDTILDEYFSGTTLKHGGTDRLEFGSGISLGNLDWSFDGTDLTFSIAGTSDSITIDRFIDPKRRIEAFVVEGNGLDVSQILTASIGSGTEGADIVNWTDTAIRYDGGAGDDTINIVGNHSDTLYGGLGHDSIDAGEGADSLEGGAGNDTLIGGSRNDTLLGGSGDDLLKGGLDNDTYQFGLGDGRDTILDEHVTSTIDYYAGSSDRLEFGSGISLESLDWSFDGTDLTFSVVGTSDSITIEQYGDVNRRIETFVVGGEIVDFGII, from the coding sequence TTGGAGGGAGGAGCTTCCGCAGACATTATCTCTGGCAATTCTCTGGGAGATAGTTTAAATGGTGGTGGAGGTGACGACATTATCATTACGGGTGGGGGCGACGACACTATCGATGGTGGTTCAGGCATAGATACAGTTGTCTTTTTTGGCTCGGCTGATGACTATGCGATTACTGTAGCCGATGATGGACGAACAATCGAGGTTTCAAGTCGCCCTTTCCCATTTTTATTTGAAGTGACAACTACAATATCTAATGCTGAGATCATTCGGTTCGAAGACCGTGAAGTTTCGGTTGCAGATCTTTTAGGTCCTTCACCCTATGCAAAAGCTTTAGAAAAACAATTTGGCCAAGCAGAAAGCACAGGTTCGCCATTAGTTCTCGACCTAGACGGCGACGGCATTGAACTCACCGCCCTCAACGAAATTCCCGTCCGCTTCGATATTGATAACGACGGCTTCCGCGAAGCCACTGGTTGGGTGCGCCCCGACGACGGCCTGCTCGTGCTCGATCGCAACGGCGACGGCTACATCAATGACAACTCCGAACTCTTCGGCAACTTCACTACCAGCGGCTTCGTCGAACTACGCCAAATCGACGACAACGCCGACGGTTTCATCGACGCCGCTGACTCTCGCTTCGCCGAACTGCAAATTTGGCGAGATCTAGACCAAGATGCCCGCTCCGATGTCAACGAACTGTTCTCACTAGAAGAATTGGGCATCACTCGCATCAGCGCAGTCGCCACTCCCGTCAGCACCTTCATTGCAGGCAACGAGATTAGCGAAACCACCTACTTCGAATACGCTGACGGCACCCAAGGGGAAATCGTTGACGTCTGGTTCCAACTGCACCAACTCAACTCCACCTACGACTTCGCCTCCACCTACAACGACTCCGTCACCTTCACCGAAGAAATCCTTACTCTGCCCGACCTGCGCGGCTATGGCAATCTACCCAACCTGCGCATTGCTATGGCACAAGATAGTGTGCTCCTGGATTTAGTCCGCTCTTTTGTCGCAGACTTCGCTCAATCGCCCTCGACAGCCCTCACACAATTGGATGCGATCCTTTTCCGCTGGGCTGGTGTAGATGGAGTCGATCCAACCAGTCGCGGTAGTTATGTTGATGCCCGACAATTAGAATTCCTCGAAGCCTTTGTAGGTCTCGATTTCCTACAGAATGGTCAGTCTAGCAACCCTGGATCAGTTCCTGGAGGAGAAATTTTATCGCCTGCATATGACCGATTAGTGACTTCGCTAGAAGTTCGACTAATTACCCAGCTAGCTGAGGTTGCGGTTGAGTACGATCCTCTCTCCGATCGATTCCTGTTTGCCAGAGGTGAAGAAGAGGTATTGGAACAGATAGAGCAAGTTTTGGCCCAGCAAGCAGTATCTCCATCTGAACAATTATCCTTGGAAGCTACCGTACTCATAGGCATTCTTAACGAACTATCAGGCGTCAGCCCTATTTTGGGAAGTTTGGCTTCCGACTCTATCATTGGCACTGCTGCAGGTGAGGGATTCTTCGGTCTGTCTGGAGACGACACAATTGATGGCAGTAGTGGAAAAGACAGACTAAGCGGCGGCACGGGTAATGACAGCTTAATCGGCGGCAGCGAGAACGACATCCTCATCGGCGGCAGCGGAGCGGATGTCCTTGAGGGCGGTCATGGTTACGACATCCTCATCGGCAGCAGTGGGGACGACCTGCTCAAAGGTGGCCAGCAAAACGACACCTACCAATTTGGCTTGGGGGATGGTCGCGACACCATCTTGGATGAATATTTTTCCGGTACCACTCTCAAACATGGCGGGACCGATCGGTTGGAGTTTGGGAGTGGCATCAGCCTGGGAAATCTGGACTGGAGTTTTGACGGTACAGACCTGACCTTCTCTGTTGCAGGCACCAGTGATAGCGTCACGATTGAGCAATTTAGCGATTTCAATCGTCGGCTTGAAACTTTTGTGGTGGAAGGCAACAGTCTTGACCTGGGCCAGATTCTGACAGTCTCAATCGGGACTGGTAAAGAAGGGGCCGACATTGTGAACTGGACTGACTCGACCATCCGATATGACGGCAGGGCCGGTGACGACACCATCATCAGTTCGGGGAACCACAGCGACAGCCTTTATGGAGGACTCGGCCATGATTCGATCGATGCAGGCAGCTTTGCGGATTCTGTGGAAGGTGGCGCGGGCAATGACACCTTAATCGGCGGCAGCGAGAACGACATCCTCATCGGCGGCAGCGGAGCGGATGTCCTTGAGGGCGGTCATGGTTACGACATCCTCATCGGCAGCAGTGGGGACGACCTGCTCAAAGGTGGCCAGCAAAACGACACCTACCAATTTGGCTTGGGGGATGGTCGCGACACCATCTTGGATGAATATTTTTCCGGTACCACTCTCAAACATGGCGGGACCGATCGGTTGGAGTTTGGGAGTGGCATCAGCCTGGGAAATCTGGACTGGAGTTTTGACGGTACAGACCTGACCTTCTCTGTTGCAGGCACCAGTGATAGCGTCACGATTGAGCAATTTAGCGATTTCAATCGTCGGCTTGAAACTTTTGTGGTGGAAGGCAACAGTCTTGACCTGGGCCAGATTCTGACAGTCTCAATCGGGACTGGTAAAGAAGGGGCCGACATTGTGAACTGGACTGACTCGACCATCCGATATGACGGCAGGGCCGGTGACGACACCATCATCAGTTCGGGGAACCACAGCGACAGCCTTTATGGAGGACTCGGCCATGATTCGATCGATGCAGGCAGCTTTGCGGATTCTGTGGAAGGTGGCGCGGGCAATGACACCTTAATCGGCGGCAGCGAGAACGACATCCTCATCGGCGGCAGCGGAGCGGATGTCCTTGAGGGCGGTCATGGTTACGACATCCTCATCGGCAGCAGTGGGGACGACCTGCTCAAAGGTGGCCAGCAAAACGACACCTACCAATTTGGCTTGGGGGATGGTCGCGACACCATCTTGGATGAATATTTTTCCGGTACCACTCTCAAACATGGCGGGACCGATCGGTTGGAGTTTGGGAGTGGCATCAGCCTGGGAAATCTGGACTGGAGTTTTGACGGCACAGACCTGACCTTCTCGATTGCAGGTACCAGTGACTCAATAACCATCGATCGCTTTATCGATCCCAAGCGTCGGATTGAAGCCTTTGTCGTAGAAGGCAACGGTCTTGACGTGAGCCAGATTCTGACAGCCTCAATCGGGAGCGGTACTGAAGGGGCCGATATTGTGAACTGGACTGACACGGCCATTCGATATGACGGCGGGGCGGGTGACGACACCATCAATATTGTGGGAAATCACAGCGACACCCTTTATGGAGGACTCGGTCATGACTCGATCGATGCAGGCGAGGGTGCGGACTCTTTGGAAGGTGGCGCGGGGAATGACACCTTAATCGGTGGCAGCAGGAACGACACGTTATTGGGCGGTAGCGGCGACGACCTGCTCAAAGGGGGTCTCGACAATGACACCTACCAATTTGGCTTGGGAGATGGTCGAGACACCATCCTGGATGAACATGTTACCAGCACCATCGACTACTATGCCGGGTCGTCTGACCGGTTGGAGTTTGGCAGCGGCATCAGCCTCGAAAGCCTGGACTGGAGCTTTGACGGTACAGACCTGACCTTCTCCGTAGTGGGTACTAGCGATAGCATCACGATCGAGCAATATGGCGATGTCAATCGCCGAATTGAAACTTTTGTAGTGGGAGGCGAAATCGTGGATTTTGGCATTATTTAG
- the aroB gene encoding 3-dehydroquinate synthase — protein MSAVSIPVCLPDTPYDIAIASSSLTQLGCAMVERGLSQKVLVVSNPVIFKHYGRAVLDGLGKADFMPSTCILPAGERYKTLRSVQKIYDAALAAGLERSSTIVALGGGVIGDMAGFAAATWLRGIQVVQVPTTLLAMVDAAIGGKTGVNHPQGKNLIGAFKQPRLVWIDPDVLATLPPREFRAAMAEVIKYGVIRMPELFEYLENLSQLASFRSFDAAALFHAIEQSARCKADVVVQDEKEGGLRAVLNYGHTVGHAIESATHYRRYRHGEGVALGMEAAARIASNLGWWERGNGDRQRDLMERCGLPVRLPAEIDRDRVVALTHSDKKVKSGKVRFVLPRAIGRVEITDAVGDGDVLQVLEAMQA, from the coding sequence ATGTCTGCTGTTTCCATTCCCGTTTGTCTGCCCGACACCCCCTACGACATTGCGATCGCCTCCAGCAGCCTGACGCAGTTGGGTTGTGCGATGGTCGAGCGCGGTTTGAGCCAAAAGGTCTTAGTGGTCAGCAATCCCGTTATCTTCAAGCACTACGGTCGGGCGGTGTTAGACGGTCTGGGCAAGGCTGATTTTATGCCCTCCACTTGCATTCTCCCTGCCGGAGAGCGCTATAAGACCCTGCGATCGGTCCAAAAAATCTACGATGCGGCCCTCGCTGCCGGTTTGGAACGGTCTTCCACCATTGTGGCGCTGGGGGGGGGCGTGATTGGGGATATGGCAGGGTTTGCGGCGGCCACTTGGCTGCGGGGAATTCAGGTGGTGCAGGTGCCTACGACATTGCTGGCGATGGTGGATGCTGCGATCGGGGGCAAAACGGGGGTGAATCATCCCCAAGGCAAGAATCTCATCGGCGCATTCAAGCAGCCGCGCTTGGTCTGGATCGATCCAGATGTGCTGGCAACTCTGCCGCCGCGAGAGTTTCGAGCAGCGATGGCGGAGGTGATTAAATATGGGGTGATTCGGATGCCGGAGTTGTTCGAGTATCTGGAGAATTTATCTCAGCTCGCGAGCTTTCGCAGCTTCGATGCTGCAGCGTTATTTCACGCGATCGAGCAGTCGGCTCGCTGCAAGGCGGATGTGGTGGTGCAGGATGAGAAGGAGGGGGGGCTGCGGGCGGTTCTCAATTATGGGCATACGGTGGGGCATGCGATCGAGAGTGCGACGCACTATCGTCGCTACCGTCATGGCGAGGGGGTGGCGTTGGGGATGGAGGCGGCGGCCCGGATTGCGAGCAATTTGGGTTGGTGGGAGCGGGGGAATGGCGATCGCCAGCGGGATTTGATGGAGCGTTGTGGGTTGCCCGTTCGGCTGCCTGCCGAGATCGATCGCGATCGTGTTGTGGCCCTCACCCACAGCGATAAAAAGGTGAAGTCGGGGAAGGTTCGGTTTGTGTTGCCTCGGGCGATCGGGCGGGTGGAGATAACGGATGCAGTGGGGGATGGCGATGTCTTGCAGGTGTTGGAAGCAATGCAGGCTTGA
- a CDS encoding adenylosuccinate synthetase, producing MPVTVVVGGQYGSEGKGKVAYCLARELNARVAVRVGGPNSGHTVISPSGKAIIFQHLPTAALLPDLTCILPAGSYIDPEILLGEIEISGLSSERLLIDPNAVIITEREREEESSGVLRKSIGSTLSGTGAAVCRRVKRDGSTHLVKDDVRLQKFVKPVSPFMRDCLNQNLRIIIEGTQGYGLSLIHSEFYPYATSRDTTAASFVAEAGLSPLDVDDIVLVLRAFPIRVAGNSGYLPNEIDWSILTKELGSETPIIEYTSVTQLARRIGRFHPDVVSKAIIANAPTRIILNHLDYVDNSYSHLNGASDKIFRFLDEVELSIGRTVDYIGLGPSSIVRCLDVKRKVCLI from the coding sequence GTGCCCGTAACAGTGGTTGTTGGTGGACAATATGGCTCTGAAGGAAAAGGTAAAGTTGCCTATTGCCTTGCACGTGAATTAAATGCCCGTGTAGCAGTACGTGTGGGTGGACCGAACTCTGGGCATACAGTGATTTCGCCTTCCGGAAAGGCAATCATCTTTCAACATTTGCCTACTGCAGCATTGCTTCCAGATTTAACTTGCATACTACCAGCTGGATCCTACATCGACCCAGAGATTTTGCTTGGAGAGATAGAAATTTCGGGGCTTTCCTCGGAACGACTACTCATCGATCCAAATGCTGTAATTATTACTGAGAGAGAACGTGAAGAGGAGTCATCAGGGGTATTGCGTAAGTCAATTGGCTCTACTTTAAGTGGTACTGGTGCTGCAGTCTGTAGAAGAGTTAAGCGTGATGGTTCAACTCACTTGGTCAAAGATGATGTTCGTCTTCAAAAGTTTGTTAAGCCTGTATCACCTTTTATGCGAGACTGTTTAAATCAAAATTTGAGAATTATTATTGAGGGCACACAGGGATATGGTCTATCATTGATACATTCTGAATTTTATCCTTATGCTACCAGTCGAGATACGACTGCTGCCTCTTTTGTTGCCGAAGCAGGCTTAAGTCCATTAGATGTAGATGACATAGTATTAGTACTTCGTGCTTTTCCTATCCGGGTTGCAGGTAATTCTGGATATCTGCCAAACGAGATTGACTGGTCAATTTTGACTAAGGAGTTAGGAAGTGAAACTCCAATTATTGAATATACTTCGGTTACTCAATTAGCTAGACGAATTGGACGTTTTCATCCTGATGTTGTTAGTAAGGCAATTATTGCTAATGCCCCGACTCGAATCATTTTGAACCATTTAGACTATGTTGATAATTCCTACTCTCACTTAAATGGAGCCTCAGATAAAATATTTCGCTTCCTTGATGAAGTAGAGCTTTCTATTGGGAGAACTGTTGATTATATAGGCTTAGGTCCCTCTTCGATTGTAAGATGTCTAGATGTAAAAAGAAAGGTTTGTCTGATATGA
- a CDS encoding Tab2 family RNA-binding protein has protein sequence MALQYSRLRKVGPVWQVDFYRCPLKDKAGKVLWLLLACTSDRALELVAFCPQDRANSAWVAQQFEQWFQVHCTPQRIKVFRPKSFSLLSAACQSLNIPIEASRHTPALKHRLQLQDQLYPSLEGYTGEAYDPLELDPPPPQPLPQDLQGTRWQLASLSRPDLQAFANRSIPIANLKLSLSLNRLREDVQIPGAIFYGEKQSLQLARWFDDASPVSLHLIFGNPNGLVLEAGLADRWIVATFDDRTVQNAAVKFEQRKSDSAGLHFLLVLPDESGVTVTGLWLLRAEV, from the coding sequence GTGGCTTTGCAGTATTCGAGACTGAGAAAAGTCGGACCGGTCTGGCAGGTGGATTTTTACCGCTGCCCCCTCAAAGATAAGGCAGGTAAGGTGCTGTGGCTGCTGCTGGCCTGCACCAGCGATCGCGCTCTAGAACTGGTTGCCTTTTGCCCGCAAGATCGGGCCAACTCGGCCTGGGTGGCTCAACAATTCGAGCAATGGTTCCAGGTCCACTGCACCCCGCAGCGAATCAAAGTCTTTCGCCCAAAATCGTTCTCCCTGCTGTCAGCCGCCTGCCAGTCACTCAATATCCCGATTGAAGCCAGCCGCCATACCCCAGCCCTCAAACATCGGTTGCAGTTGCAAGACCAACTCTACCCAAGCTTGGAGGGCTACACCGGCGAAGCATACGACCCCTTAGAACTCGATCCGCCTCCCCCTCAACCCCTCCCCCAAGACCTGCAAGGCACTCGCTGGCAACTGGCTTCCCTCTCCCGTCCCGATCTACAAGCCTTTGCCAACCGCTCCATCCCGATCGCCAATCTCAAGCTCTCCCTGAGCCTGAATCGATTGAGGGAAGACGTGCAAATACCCGGAGCTATTTTTTATGGCGAAAAGCAATCGCTGCAACTGGCCCGCTGGTTTGACGACGCCTCCCCCGTTTCTCTGCACCTTATTTTTGGCAATCCGAATGGACTCGTGCTGGAGGCAGGACTCGCCGATCGATGGATTGTGGCAACATTTGACGATCGCACCGTGCAAAATGCTGCTGTGAAATTCGAGCAGCGCAAATCTGATAGCGCAGGATTGCACTTTCTCCTGGTTTTACCCGATGAATCGGGGGTAACGGTGACGGGGTTGTGGTTGCTTCGGGCTGAGGTGTAA
- a CDS encoding ribonuclease H-like domain-containing protein, whose product MLQSTFQHLKGIGPKKERQLWSCGIQSWDDFLNKQSLQLTLFAKDACEEIKNTILRASQKAIEEENSDFFFNRLNKKEHYRIPLSFPKRTIFLDIETTGLSRYYDTITIVGWSIGNEYRVYVKGDSERELLRALSCAKVIVTFNGSIFDLPFLRKEFPQIEIPKSHVDLRFFAKRVGLSGGQKAIETKIGLIRHESLQELNGEVAPLLWHRYRKGDLDALKTLILYNHADVEGMKHIFDFTVHKIIEGQEIPQDKHKTHHFSEYLSKISWYALKENETDEHSQIKLKSFQGNSGPLISFNDLHKCTDSKTSSETSKLRIVGIDLTGSEQRASGWCLLEGDRAITQRLYSDADIVHMTLEANPSLVSIDSPLSLPKGRKIVSDDDPGRGEYGITRYCERVLKKRGINVYPSLIKSMQGLTARGIKLAYKLRSLGVPVIESYPGAAQDIMNIPRKRVSIKFLVDGLVEFGIKGDFLNHSVTHDELDAITSAIVGCFLWTGNFEELGTDEEDYLIIPNIDTSKNMLKGRKVIGLSGPISAGKTTAGEFLKSRGFHYERFSSVLAELLRNRDIEITRESLQIFGEKINKEPGQRWLCQQLTKHLPNEGDIVIDGLRFPEDHAFFVEKFGSAFMHIHIDSPAEVRLERYISKGGNQDEFEQAIQHPVEAEIHKISKLAHATIFNKMNRDQFLSQLIEVIDCSKAVKEESLSCP is encoded by the coding sequence ATGCTGCAGTCTACCTTTCAACATTTAAAGGGAATTGGTCCGAAGAAGGAGCGCCAACTTTGGAGTTGTGGAATCCAATCTTGGGATGATTTTCTTAATAAGCAATCGCTTCAACTTACGTTATTTGCAAAAGATGCTTGCGAGGAAATTAAAAACACGATTTTAAGGGCCTCTCAAAAAGCGATTGAAGAAGAAAATTCTGATTTCTTCTTCAATCGCCTGAACAAGAAGGAACATTATAGAATCCCACTGAGTTTTCCTAAGAGAACTATTTTCCTTGATATTGAGACAACTGGACTAAGTAGATACTATGATACAATTACTATTGTTGGGTGGAGTATAGGGAATGAATATAGAGTTTACGTTAAAGGGGATAGTGAAAGAGAACTATTGAGAGCCCTATCGTGCGCAAAAGTAATAGTTACTTTTAATGGCTCAATATTTGATTTACCTTTTTTAAGAAAAGAATTTCCACAAATTGAAATTCCTAAATCCCATGTAGATCTTCGCTTCTTCGCTAAACGTGTAGGTCTGTCAGGAGGGCAAAAAGCAATTGAAACAAAAATTGGCTTAATCAGACATGAGTCTTTACAAGAGCTTAATGGGGAGGTGGCTCCTTTACTTTGGCATCGATATCGTAAGGGGGATCTTGACGCACTGAAAACATTAATTTTATACAATCATGCCGATGTAGAAGGTATGAAGCATATTTTTGATTTTACCGTACATAAGATTATTGAGGGTCAAGAAATCCCCCAGGATAAACACAAGACACATCATTTTTCTGAATATCTCAGCAAAATTTCCTGGTATGCCCTCAAAGAGAATGAGACTGATGAACATAGCCAAATTAAGCTAAAGTCTTTTCAAGGCAATTCTGGTCCACTTATATCGTTTAACGATCTCCATAAATGCACTGATAGTAAAACCTCAAGTGAGACTTCAAAGCTACGAATTGTTGGCATAGATCTTACTGGTTCAGAACAGCGTGCATCAGGCTGGTGTTTGTTGGAAGGAGATCGGGCTATAACCCAACGACTTTACTCCGATGCAGATATTGTTCATATGACGCTAGAGGCAAATCCATCCCTAGTGTCTATCGACTCGCCATTATCGCTGCCAAAGGGAAGGAAGATTGTAAGTGATGATGATCCTGGAAGAGGAGAGTATGGCATCACAAGATATTGCGAGCGAGTACTGAAAAAACGAGGGATTAATGTTTATCCATCTTTAATCAAAAGTATGCAAGGATTAACAGCAAGAGGAATTAAGCTTGCTTATAAGCTCAGAAGTTTAGGTGTTCCTGTAATTGAGAGCTACCCTGGTGCAGCTCAGGACATCATGAATATTCCTAGAAAAAGAGTTAGCATTAAGTTTTTGGTTGATGGACTTGTAGAATTTGGAATTAAGGGTGATTTCCTCAACCATTCTGTCACTCATGACGAACTAGATGCTATTACATCAGCCATTGTAGGATGTTTTCTATGGACTGGTAACTTTGAGGAGCTTGGAACAGACGAAGAAGATTATCTAATCATACCAAATATAGACACTTCTAAGAATATGCTGAAAGGTAGAAAAGTTATCGGATTAAGTGGTCCTATCTCTGCTGGAAAGACAACTGCAGGAGAATTCCTTAAATCTAGGGGGTTTCACTATGAAAGATTTAGTTCCGTTTTGGCAGAACTTCTAAGAAATAGAGATATAGAAATAACACGTGAATCTTTACAGATATTCGGAGAAAAAATCAATAAAGAGCCAGGTCAGAGATGGTTATGTCAACAACTTACTAAACATCTCCCAAATGAAGGAGATATAGTTATTGATGGCTTACGTTTTCCCGAGGATCATGCATTTTTTGTTGAAAAATTTGGCTCTGCTTTCATGCATATTCATATCGATTCGCCTGCTGAGGTTCGTTTAGAACGGTACATCTCTAAAGGGGGAAATCAAGACGAGTTTGAACAGGCGATACAGCATCCTGTTGAAGCAGAGATTCATAAGATATCAAAGCTTGCGCATGCAACTATTTTTAATAAAATGAATAGAGATCAGTTTCTGTCTCAACTGATTGAAGTAATTGATTGCAGTAAAGCTGTAAAGGAAGAGTCTCTCTCGTGCCCGTAA
- a CDS encoding Uma2 family endonuclease — MLIGDRQRQLMEYFGVPIRLPAEADLKISSSRDRYARARPNSLGDDEGVSMVQLLLEQISVPPGKSLLLKNVRWQEYESMLEELGDRRSCRIAYDRGTVELVTPLPEHAVSNRLIERFISILAEELDMPLEPYGSTTLNRADLGRGSEPDSCYYMHNQACVRNGKLDLAEGSPPDLVVEIDITHRDLNKLSLYAQIGVPEFWRFDGAVLQIFQLVDGSYREVPTSPAFPAWVTKLLFYEYLERCRSQGTTAATRLLRRQVQGTIDGDR; from the coding sequence ATGCTGATCGGCGATCGCCAGCGGCAGTTGATGGAGTATTTCGGTGTACCCATTCGGTTGCCTGCCGAGGCAGATCTAAAAATTTCCTCTAGCCGAGATCGCTATGCTAGAGCTAGGCCCAATAGTCTCGGAGATGATGAGGGGGTATCGATGGTTCAACTACTGCTGGAGCAAATCTCTGTTCCGCCGGGAAAGTCGTTGCTCTTGAAGAACGTTCGCTGGCAAGAATACGAGTCTATGTTGGAGGAGTTAGGCGATCGCCGCTCTTGCCGCATTGCCTACGATCGGGGGACTGTCGAGCTTGTGACCCCACTCCCCGAACATGCAGTTTCTAACCGACTTATCGAGCGCTTCATCAGTATACTCGCAGAAGAGCTTGACATGCCTTTAGAACCGTATGGCTCGACGACGCTCAATCGGGCAGATCTCGGGCGGGGTTCGGAGCCTGACTCTTGTTATTACATGCACAATCAAGCTTGTGTACGCAATGGAAAATTGGATTTAGCAGAGGGGTCTCCCCCTGACCTTGTGGTAGAGATTGACATTACCCATCGCGATTTGAATAAATTGAGTCTTTATGCCCAGATTGGTGTGCCCGAATTTTGGCGGTTTGATGGAGCGGTCTTGCAAATCTTCCAGCTTGTGGATGGGAGTTATCGAGAGGTGCCGACGAGTCCTGCTTTTCCAGCTTGGGTGACAAAGTTGTTGTTTTACGAATATTTGGAGCGATGTCGCAGTCAGGGAACGACAGCGGCAACCCGGCTACTGCGGCGGCAGGTGCAAGGGACGATTGACGGCGATCGTTAA